A genomic segment from Malus domestica chromosome 05, GDT2T_hap1 encodes:
- the LOC103432737 gene encoding uncharacterized protein isoform X3 yields the protein MGGQFRIGEQEPREMDFHAMKRKQLQSLCKQHGIPANLKNTEMASRLTLLLKEDEESIEPVCKDIEENEGEIDSDLRAKKVKTVTFSPENETFYFVGTDKDSDSDCNYNPKKKQPRKRKTMTVKQVSEKNKHVEVFEDSEGLELSVDINIVEKRGRATRSRVQKSVEGGAEAVFSPLHRKKKTKTGVEKVDICDKPPLEVEVNERLDGNTESANLSHGLIRRQLRSRVVVSEDGGNLKALRKSLAPKGLKKTKENEGSHGVLLPNETSEDTVPARKGNATKVKVSSVLNEEPVKIDLGGRITRSWTQVEGKSSGVESKTDSLKVQEVGQEVLQLEETFQGKNQKSLRRKSAALLKKSVDSDNNAGESIGSFQNIRRSKRNLARDGDSVCGQLIETKFVGRRKMPKMEFVGKLSGQEECKVVPQLEEPSKGPSTTSRRRFSVVQKGKELAKGDTRKRPRNTDLERASKVEQSVETIEQGVVLLPNGPLRRSRRKTTLFPSTDSDDMKLRNHEAVGTVKQSTELVAVKYSNVTKPVRRSSRNGSEKFITEAFDDKGEISGGVKNDGFVKKIQEPTLENGSSYIVNDPSSKGPQSQSSRNASKRDFVAVTEVIGIAAGNNTKTESRVPIIAEEVLSTNLNSPLEEKVEKDIDAGLYIPESAGFENDVGSSSSSKEIVQNSSKKRNESTKRRESFAKGQPSCFEVSSLYPDKDKALEILAHMKENHPSESARFQGYLDDRSCPSLNRGDTGHDNFVKQNPVDCPYKPINGGSSKFTCLGDGQSPTSKPDCEGECSKLLDLETDESLTVETINQRNDGVDEKPISKFESFSKSFEENEKPISDGEPVCTDSDGNTAEASAETIREFYQDGIVASDTAVTLPAFLLVKKAGCVDGNQFEARVTTVGESNINCIGREDFPSYANEHPDEVTSSKKVMLPCAHERANAFVREDNESFKALDFEQIVVEEYASEGIERNSKLDDGVLDKTDCQVAEDKQEVFVESNENVSGNIKEKHGHDLSGGDRTSPIALEESIMDKVGSDSKTEDTAGELVQNFSSFELPHVMSKVGDQLQDKFKLPVEGINLHERDEALVHGDQNLSFNLVGVLEEHTLQARTKVFSNPESSMVAMIGETESGSISSSDFAKMQDVNENEYEVPSSTAVSVDSEVLQSVLQLDQVTCGNPDIHKKASEVKKRRPSLASEDSMYTNDNANKDSSGVLEEHAVAASVRGCSNHESSTDSKVDERQSGSISNFDLAKMQDVNDNKSQGPSKMLLSVDSEVLKKDASLEMKRCTSFSSNDCIHMDDNTNMDGNAGILDSAVNYGSANSKTESNLDNVGDCLVGGELIHRSSWGHGIILSNDIESDRVPQIEAGLAGTNEIADTYSIRKVKLSADNYCAKPQMRSGNDSLDEGTTFQEDNAVLESKAETGIVEKAYLDTMNSTNVDINATFRENAEGLPDFQKDNRALMHAVESEIFTRWEMNTVFGNAEQDEAKKPDEKQLANAPLTEERILEVNERCREQDTASAIIQEYIDREKAMDEYFEVKSSIDSTCKAIFTEASRTGDSVYAGLDKCRNSGVEEGACVMTSGSEGSDMAFTERMVEFYKNVPALGVCIDVANGRSNEVSETPLQLDEFNFGSVGELDKRASVASGDSISTDDETAERIANVGKMEVKSSCKECPFRTDNSEADGTEFLYGHRNGEVGSNEVDIRTVREIIGIQNVDDATKLVELMSDGGNLSEERNSLDVNSFSVISSSMDSFGPDNGPEKQGENFGMEERVSVDSPVTASHEDTDLELNVGSPMFTSLEIKEIFHGDKIDGTVKSDPEMPNVNSMIEDGSDVKKRKESDVGTAQVVAGQHDNPKRIFEEIEELKPARKKDTQCHADSPISDFSSCGDGTRDECQDLDAVLIKDNKGSEDVKEEEEKVLEIPLVFVEQRDNLGQKMGEEVPKSTYTPVSDENASVNEIPKEKDDETGSIEYSRVHRSTGKISTDSKISGINSCPFDVPAPRSDLNPDVEGTVDQEPTYASSALREGDSISADDKTTERIENFRKMDSESSSNVIHFDSQEQFNFDASGNDPERRNLPMQGDKFGIAERVSADSPAIASSHENEASKLNVAAPLFTSFEMEFFQDDNIDIILKSDPEMSNVNSMIEDHKDVKKGKESDVGTAPVAAGQHGDPVRNLEEVKELRSAQKMDSNCHADSPITDFSSCVVLGLINANEAGEDVKEKIENVQGTAQVSAEQRGDGRERMAEEVRGSTLSPMSDEITFVGGLKEEGDETGDIDAKMSGISYGPFDILAASDPNPVVDDSVDQCLASPYFVSKQDKSGSPKKECWKQDMKDSKIVSCAARLEKKENLIPSTPMSVVNTLYMKENFRSTKVDRFTKSAAETLKPRRALEDLGKK from the exons ATGGGAGGCCAATTTCGCATTGGCGAACAAGAACCG AGAGAGATGGATTTCCATGCGATGAAGAGGAAGCAACTTCAATCACTTTGTAAACAGCACGGGATTCCTGCAAATTTGAAGAACACTGAAATGGCCAGCAGGCTCACTTTGCTTCTCAAG GAAGATGAAGAATCCATTGAGCCAGTCTGTAAAGATATAGAAGAAAATGAAGGGGAAATTGATTCTGACCTTCGGGCAAAGAAGGTGAAGACAGTGACCTTCAGTCCAGAAAATGAAACTTTTTACTTTGTGGGTACGGATAAAGACTCGGATTCGGATTGCAATTACAATCCAAAGAAGAAACAGCCGCGAAAGAGGAAGACAATGACTGTCAAGCAGGTGTCAGAGAAGAATAAGCATGTTGAGGTTTTCGAAGATTCTGAAGGACTTGAATTATCGGTTGATATAAATATTGTTGAAAAACGAGGTAGAGCTACAAGGTCTAGGGTGCAAAAATCGGTTGAAGGAGgtgcagaagcagttttttcaCCTCTTCacagaaagaagaaaacaaaaactgggGTGGAGAAGGTTGATATTTGTGATAAACCACCTCTGGAAGTTGAGGTAAATGAAAGACTTGATGGTAATACAGAAAGTGCAAATTTGAGTCATGGGTTGATTCGAAGACAGTTGAGAAGCAGGGTGGTGGTGAGTGAAGATGGTGGAAATTTGAAGGCTTTGAGGAAGAGTCTAGCGCCAAAGGGTTTGAAGAAAACCAAGGAAAATGAAGGCAGTCATGGGGTTCTTTTACCAAATGAGACTTCAGAAGACACTGTTCCTGCAAGAAAAGGAAATGCGACTAAGGTCAAAGTCTCAAGTGTTTTGAATGAGGAACCAGTAAAAATTGATCTTGGTGGTAGGATCACacgctcgtggactcaggtggAAGGGAAGAGTTCAGGAGTTGAAAGTAAAACAGATAGTCTCAAGGTTCAGGAAGTGGGTCAAGAAGTTCTTCAACttgaagaaacctttcagggcAAAAATCAGAAGTCACTGAGGCGGAAGTCTGCTGCACTTCTGAAGAAGAGTGTGGACAGTGATAACAATGCTGGCGAATCTATTGGATCTTTTCAGAACATAAGGAGGTCCAAACGGAACTTAGCTAGGGATGGAGACTCTGTATGTGGGCAATTGATAGAAACTAAATTTGTTGGTAGGAGAAAGATGCCTAAAATGGAGTTTGTGGGAAAATTGTCAGGCCAAGAAGAATGCAAAGTGGTTCCTCAACTTGAAGAACCATCAAAGGGCCCAAGTACAACGTCGAGGCGGAGATTTTCTGTGGTCCAGAAGGGCAAGGAATTGGCAAAAGGTGATACCAGAAAACGGCCAAGGAATACAGATTTGGAAAGAGCTTCCAAAGTTGAGCAAAGTGTAGAAACAATAGAACAAGGTGTTGTTCTCCTACCCAATGGTCCTTTAAGGAGGTCCAGACGCAAGACTACATTGTTTCCCTCTACTGATTCTGATGATATGAAGCTGAGAAATCATGAAGCCGTTGGAACAGTGAAGCAATCAACAGAATTAGTTGCTGTAAAATATTCTAATGTTACTAAGCCTGTAAGGCGGTCCAGTAGGAATGGTAGTGAAAAGTTTATAACAGAAGCCTTTGATGACAAGGGTGAAATTTCTGGTGGTGTTAAAAATGATGGGTTTGTGAAGAAAATTCAAGAGCCAACATTGGAAAACGGAAGTTCATATATTGTAAATGACCCTTCAAGTAAAGGGCCCCAAAGTCAATCCTCACGTAATGCATCCAAACGTGACTTTGTTGCAGTTACAGAAGTCATTGGTATAGCTGCTGGAAATAATACAAAAACTGAATCTAGGGTTCCAATTATAGCGGAGGAGGTTTTGTCTACTAATCTCAATTCACCCCTTgaagaaaaagttgaaaaagatataGATGCTGGGTTGTATATTCCGGAATCTGCAGGATTTGAGAATGATGTTGGTTCTTCTAGCTCCAGCAAAGAAATTGTACAAAATTCAAGCAAGAAGAGGAATGAATCAACCAAGAGGAGGGAATCGTTTGCAAAGGGGCAGCCTTCCTGTTTTGAAGTGTCTTCTCTATATCCTGACAAGGATAAAGCACTGGAAATCTTAGCGCATATGAAGGAAAATCATCCCTCAGAATCTGCAAGATTTCAAG GTTATTTGGATGATCGTTCTTGTCCATCATTGAACAGAGGTGATACTGGTCATGATAACTTCGTTAAACAAAACCCAGTAGACTGTCCATATAAGCCCATCAATGGGGGTTCTTCCAAATTTACCTGTCTTGGTGATGGTCAATCACCTACATCTAAACCAGATTGTGAAG GTGAATGTTCCAAGCTATTGGACTTGGAAACAGACGAGTCGTTGACTGTTGAGACGATAAACCAAAGAAATGATGGAGTGGATGAAAAACCCATAAGCAAATTTGAGTCATTCTCTAAAAGctttgaagaaaatgaaaaacctATAAGCGATGGCGAGCCAGTCTGTACGGATTCAGACGGCAATACTGCGGAAGCTAGTGCAGAGACAATTAGAGAATTCTATCAGGATGGAATCGTGGCCAGTGATACTGCAGTAACTTTACCAGCATTTTTATTAGTAAAGAAAG CTGGATGTGTAGATGGGAATCAGTTTGAAGCTCGAGTTACTACTGTAGGAGAAAGCAATATAAATTGTATTGGAAGGGAAGACTTTCCTAGTTATGCGAATGAACACCCTGATGAAGTAACTTCTTCCAAGAAGGTGATGCTCCCATGTGCTCATGAGAGGGCTAATGCTTTTGTGCGGGAAGATAATGAATCTTTTAAAGCATTAGATTTTGAACAAATTGTTGTTGAAGAGTATGCTAGTGAGGGCATTGAAAGAAACTCCAAGTTGGATGATGGTGTACTTGACAAGACAGATTGTCAGGTTGCTGAGGATAAGCAGGAGGTCTTTGTGGAAAGCAATGAAAATGTTTCTGGAAACATTAAAGAGAAACATGGGCATGACCTCTCTGGTGGTGACAGAACCAGTCCAATCGCCTTAGAAGAAAGTATTATGGATAAAGTTGGAAGCGACTCAAAAACTGAAGATA CTGCTGGTGAACTTGTTCAAAACTTTTCTTCCTTCGAGCTCCCTCATGTAATGAGCAAGG TAGGGGATCAACTTCAAGATAAATTCAAATTACCAGTTGAAGGCATAAATCTACATGAAAGAGATGAGGCATTGGTGCATGGAGACCAAAATTTATCCTTTAATTTGGTTGGTGTTCTGGAAGAGCACACATTGCAAGCTCGTACGAAAGTTTTTTCAAATCCTGAAAGTTCTATGGTTGCCATGATTGGCGAAACAGAGTCGGGGTCTATTTCTAGTTCTGACTTTGCAAAAATGCAAGATGTAAATGAGAACGAATATGAAGTTCCTTCAAGTACAGCGGTGTCTGTAGACAGTGAAGTTCTACAATCTGTTCTCCAACTGGATCAAGTGACTTGTGGTAATCCTGACATACACAAGAAAGCTTCTGAAGTAAAGAAGAGACGTCCTTCTTTGGCTTCAGAAGACTCTATGTACACAAATGACAATGCTAATAAGGATTCTAGTGGTGTTCTTGAAGAGCATGCAGTGGCAGCAAGTGTGAGGGGTTGTTCAAATCATGAAAGTTCTACGGATTCAAAGGTGGATGAGAGACAGTCAGGGTCTATTTCTAATTTTGATCTGGCAAAAATGCAAGATGTGAATGACAACAAGTCTCAAGGTCCTTCAAAAATGTTGTTGTCTGTAGATAGTGAAGTTCTAAAAAAGGATGCTTCTTTGGAGATGAAGAGATGTACATCCTTTTCTTCAAATGACTGTATCCACATGGATGACAATACCAATATGGATGGTAATGCTGGAATACTGGATAGTGCTGTAAATTATGGAAGTGCGAATTCAAAAACTGAGTCTAATTTAGATAATGTTGGTGATTGCTTGGTTGGAGGTGAACTGATTCATCGTAGTAGCTGGGGTCATGGCATTATTTTGAGCAACGACATTGAAAGTGACAGAGTGCCACAAATCGAAGCTGGCTTGGCTGGAACCAATGAGATAGCTGATACTTACAGTATTAGAAAAGTCAAACTATCTGCCGATAACTATTGTGCCAAACCTCAAATGCGTTCAG GAAATGACAGTCTAGATGAGGGTACAACCTTTCAAGAAGACAATGCTGTGTTAGAGAGTAAAGCAGAGACCGGTATAGTGGAGAAAGCTTACTTGGATACCATGAATAGCACGAATGTGGATATAAATGCAACTTTCAGAGAAAATGCTGAAGGGCTACCTGATTTCCAGAAAG ATAATAGGGCTTTAATGCATGCTGTTGAGTCTGAAATTTTCACTCGCTGGGAGATGAATACAGTATTTGGGAATGCAGAACAAGATGAAGCTAAAAAACCAGATGAAAAGCAACTTGCTAATGCTCCACTCACAGAAGAGCGTATTTTGGAAGTTAATGAAAGATGTAGGGAGCAAGATACTGCATCTGCTATTATCCAAGAGTATATTGATCGTGAGAAAGCTATGGATGAATATTTTGAGGTCAAGAGTTCTATCGATTCCACCTGCAAAGCAATATTCACTGAAGCTTCTAGGACTGGCGACTCTGTTTATGCTGGTTTAGATAAATGCAGAAATTCAGGAGTTGAAGAGGGAGCTTGTGTAATGACCAGTGGTTCAGAAGGTTCCGATATGGCGTTTACTGAACGGATGGTCGAGTTTTACAAGAATGTCCCTGCTTTGGGTGTTTGCATTGATGTTGCAAATGGGAGATCAAATGAggtttcagaaactccattgcAATTAGATGAATTCAATTTTGGAAGCGTTGGAGAGCTGGATAAACGTGCTTCTGTTGCTTCAGGTGATTCGATATCCACAGATGACGAAACTGCAGAAAGAATAGCAAATGTCGGGAAGATGGAGGTTAAATCTAGCTGCAAGGAGTGTCCTTTCAGGACTGACAATAGTGAAGCTGATGGTACTGAATTCTTGTATGGCCATAGAAATGGTGAAGTTGGTTCAAATGAAGTTGATATTAGAACCGTGAGAGAAATAATTGGTATTCAGAATGTTGATGATGCTACTAAGTTAGTAGAACTTATGTCGGATGGTGGCAATTTATCAGAAGAAAGAAACTCATTAGATGTCAATTCATTTTCTGTCATTTCGTCTAGCATGGATAGTTTTGGGCCAG ACAATGGTCCTGAAAAGCaaggtgaaaattttggaatGGAAGAAAGAGTCTCAGTTGATTCTCCCGTTACTGCTAGTCATG AAGATACAGACTTGGAGTTAAATGTTGGCTCACCTATGTTCACCAGTCTTGAGATCAAAGAGATTTTCCACGGTGATAAAATAGATGGCACCGTGAAATCAGATCCAGAAATGCCAAATGTCAATTCAATGATTGAAGATGGTAGTGATgtgaagaaaaggaaagaaagtgaTGTTGGTACTGCACAAGTTGTTGCAGGTCAACATGATAATCCTAAGCGTATTTTTGAGGAAATTGAGGAGCTAAAGCCCGCTCGAAAAAAGGATACTCAGTGCCATGCCGATTCTCCTATTAGCGATTTTTCAAGTTGTG gagATGGCACAAGAGATGAATGTCAGGACCTCGATGCGGTGCTTATAAAAGACAATAAGGGTAGTGAGGAtgtgaaggaagaagaagaaaaagttctGGAAATTCCTCTAGTGTTTGTAGAGCAACGTGACAATCTTGGTCAAAAAATGGGAGAGGAAGTTCCAAAATCCACATACACTCCTGTTTCAGATGAGAACGCCTCTGTAAATGAAATACCAAAGGAGAAAGATGATGAGACTGGTAGTATTGAATACTCTAGAGTCCACAGAAGTACAGGCAAAATATCAACTGATTCTAAGATCAGTGGCATCAATTCTTGTCCTTTTGATGTGCCTGCACCAAGAAGTGATCTGAACCCTGACGTTGAAGGTACTGTGGATCAAGAACCCACATATGCAAGTTCAGCTTTGAGAGAAG GTGATTCCATATCTGCGGATGACAAAACTACAGAAAGAATAGAAAACTTCAGGAAGATGGATTCAGAATCAAGTTCCAACGTTATCCATTTTGATTCTCAGGAGCAATTTAATTTTGATGCTTCTG GAAATGATCCCGAAAGGAGGAATCTGCCTATGCAAGGTGACAAATTTGGAATTGCAGAAAGAGTCTCTGCTGATTCTCCAGCTATTGCTTCTAGTCATG AAAATGAAGCCTCGAAGTTGAATGTTGCCGCGCCTTTATTCACCAGTTTTGAGATGGAGTTTTTCCAAGATGACAACATAGATATCATTTTGAAATCAGATCCAGAGATGTCAAATGTCAATTCAATGATTGAAGATCACAAGGATGTgaagaaagggaaagaaagtgATGTTGGTACTGCACCAGTTGCTGCAGGTCAACATGGTGATCCTGTGCGTAATTTAGAGGAAGTTAAGGAGCTAAGGTCCGCCCAGAAAATGGATAGTAATTGCCATGCCGATTCTCCTATTACTGATTTTTCAAGCTGTG TTGTACTAGGGCTTATCAATGCCAATGAAGCTGGTGAGGatgtgaaagaaaaaatagaaaatgtccAGGGAACTGCACAAGTTTCTGCAGAGCAACGTGGAGATGGTAGGGAAAGAATGGCAGAGGAAGTTCGGGGATCCACTCTTTCTCCTATGTCAGATGAGATCACCTTTGTAGGTGGACTAAAGGAGGAAGGTGATGAGACTGGTGATATTGATGCTAAGATGAGCGGCATCAGTTATGGTCCTTTTGATATCCTTGCAGCAAGTGATCCAAACCCTGTTGTTGATGATAGTGTGGATCAATGTCTCGCATCTCCATATTTTGTTTCGAAACAAG ATAAGTCGGGATCACCTAAGAAAGAATGTTGGAAGCAAGATATGAAGGACAGTAAAATTGTTTCTTGTGCCGCAAGGTTGGAGAAGAAAGAGAATTTGATCCCTAGTACCCCCATGAGTGTGGTGAATACTTTGTATATGAAGGAAAATTTcagaagcacaaaggttgatcGATTTACCAAGTCGGCAGCGGAAACTCTGAAACCTCGGAGGGCATTGGAGGATCTCGGGAAGAAGTAG